A segment of the Fimbriimonadaceae bacterium genome:
ATGACTTACCGCGACGTCCAAGAACCTGACGTCGTGACGAAGCAGGAGTGGAGACTGGGCTACAAAGGTGACGAGCGGGGGCTGGTCGGCACGCGCCGCCTGCTCAAGATGAATGTCGACGGCAACGAGATCAAGCTCGACAAGGTCGAGGACGAGACGTGGACAGAGGTCCGCAACATGCGCTGGCAGGTGATGGCGCGGACGGTCAAGAACGACGAAGACCGCGAAAAGAGGCGGTGGATCCGGGTGTTCGACTTCTCTTTTCCGGCATCGGCCCTGCGTCGGGGCTTGAGTTGGACATCCACCGACGAGCAAGACGACTTGCCGCGACTCACCACCACCTACACCGTCGAGAACGTGGGCGACCAGGGCCTCCAGATCAAGTTCGCCAGTGCGGAGTCGGGCCAGGGCGCGCGCCAATGGAGCGGCACGATGCTTTGTGACCGGCGCACCGGATGGCCCAAGGAAGTCCACGGCACCATCGAACGGTACGTCTTCCCCGACGACGAAGAGCGGCGCACCCACCGGGTCGAGTACACCGCTCACCAAGTCGTCAAATGACGGCCAGAGTCACTGGCGGGCCGCAGCCACCATGGCCCGGAACGTCTCGACGTTCTCCTTACCTTCCTTACCGCCTCCACCCTTGAACGCGGCCAAGAAGGCGTCGCCGCCAGACCAGACGGTCGTCATGACCCCCTTGGCATGCCGCGCGATGGCGGGGTTGGCAGCCTGGAGCGCCCTGACCAGGGCGACCTGACCCCGGGCGACGTCCGGCTTGCGCCACGGGCAGGCAAGGACGTCGAAGCCTTTATAGGCGAAGTAGGCGGGGGTCGGCTCCGCTTTCTCGTAGTGCCAGTCACAGATCGTGATGTCCTTCGGCACCATGTCGATGGCACCCTCGGTGCCGTTCGTCGCCGCCTCCCACTCGCCAAGGCCGTTCGTGCGGCCGTCCAACAGCCGGTCACCCCACATGTACATCCGACGGCCTTTCGACTTCAGGTGGTCGTGGAGGGTAGTCACCTCTTGGGCGAACAATTGGGCCGTCGACTTGCCGGCGCAACGCTTGCAGTCCTTGTCGCCAAGGATGAAGACCTCGTCCATGCCGCAGTGGTAGGCCTTGGCCTCGAAGGCGTCGGCGATCTCGTCGATCAGGTCGAAGACGACCTTGTGGACTTCAGGGTGGTTCGGGCAATAGCTCCGGCAATAGATGCCCTTGTTGCCGGGAAACTTGCCGGGCGTCTCGTCGAACTCGGGGTGCTTGGTCAGCAGCCGGTCGTTCGAGCCTGCCCACGACTGGTGTCCCAGCAAGTTGGTCTCGGGGACGATTTCGATCCCCGCGGCCTTGCAAGCCGCGACGACCTTCTTGGCGTCGGCCACAGACAGGCCGTCGGGGTCGGCCATCTCGGGCCGAGATTTGAACTGGAAACTGTAGCCGACTTCGATCACCAACAGGTTGACCCCCATCGGCTTGAGGTCGTTGGTGATGAAGTCACAGAACTTACCGATGTTCCCCTTCGACGGGGCGCCTAGGTGAAGTCCGACGACAGGAATCGGCGCAAGCATGACAGCGGCGGCAATGGCGGCGACCATATCCCCACTCTACATGGTCCGGCTAAGCTAGCGGAACGGATGTTCGCCCAAGTCCACGCCGCCACTCTGATGGGCATCGACGCGTTACCGGTGGTCGTAGAAGTGGACACCCACCCGGGGGAGAACAACTTCACCCTGGTCGGCCTCCCCGACAAGGCCGTTCAGGAGGCGGAAGAGCGTGTCCGGGCCGCGATGCGGAACAGTGAGTTGGACTTTCCCCGCGGACGGGTCGTCGTCAACCTCGCCCCCGCCGACATCAAGAAGGAGGGCCCGTCGCTTGACCTGCCCCTTGCCGTCGCCCTCTTGGCGATCGACCGGCAGGTCGACCCGGGCTTCCTGCCCGACACGGTGTTTCTGGGCGAACTGGGACTGGACGGCCGACTGCGGACCATCGACGGCGCCGTCAACGTGGCGTTGCTCTGCCGCGACAAGGGGATCAAGAGGCTGGTGGTGCCCCGGGTCAACGCGGCCGAGGCGGCCGTCGTTCCCGGCCTTGAGGTCTATGGGGTCGAGACGCTTCTCGATGTCGTCTACCTCACGAACGGAGACTTGTCGGCGCGTCCGGTGGAACTCACCCGGTCGGCTCCGGCCCGGGTCGATTATCCCGTCGACTACAGCGACGTCAAGGGTCAAAGGCAAGCGGTCCGGGCGATGGAGATCGCGGCCGCAGGGGGCCATAACGTGCTGATGGTCGGGCCGCCGGGGAGCGGCAAGACGCTTCTGGCCCGACGACTCCCGACCATCCTGCCTCCGCTCGGTCTGGACGAGAGCATCGACGTCACCCGCGTCTATTCGGCGGCAGGCGAGCGGACAGGCCAGGAGGGATTGGTCTGGGAACGACCGTTCCGCACACCGCACCACACCGCGAGCTACGCCGCCGTGGTCGGCGGTGGCAAGTCGCCCAAGCCCGGTGAGATCTCGCTTGCCCACCTGGGAGTGCTCTTTATGGACGAGCTCCCCGAATTTGGCAGGGACGTTCTGGAGGCCCTGCGTCAACCCCTGGAGGACGGGGTCGTGACCGTCGCCCGGGTGCAGAGCACCCTCACTTTCCCGGCCCGGTGCGTCGTCGTCGGGGCGATGAACCCGTGCCCGTGCGGATTCAAGGGCTACCCCGAAGCCAACTGCGTAGGGGCCAACGCCTGCCAGCGGTACTCGGCCCGGGTCAGCGGCCCGCTCATGGACCGGATCGACCTTCACGTGAACGTCCCGCGCCTCAAGCCCGAAGAACTGGCCGCGACACCCCAGGGGGAACCTAGTGCGGCGATCCGGGAGCGCGTCATCAAGGCCCGCGCCGCCCAGACCGCCCGCCTCGGCGAGGGACGGACGAACGCGGCCATGACCCCTCGAGAGATGCGCGAGAGCCTGGCGGTCGACGACGACTGCACCGCGTTCATGAAGAACGTCGCCGCCCGGCTGAACATCTCGGCCCGAGTTTACGACCGGATCTTCAAGGTCGGCCGCACCATCGCCGATTTGGCCGGGTCACCGACGCTGGGACGCCAACACCTCGCCGAGGCCGTCCAATACCGTTCCTCTGGCGATTAGTCCCATGAGCATATACCCCATGGGGTATATAGATGTAGTGGACAACGAGAACCGGAAAGCGATCGACCGCAGACTCTCGCGGGTCGAGGGTCAGGTCAGGGGTCTGCGCCGCATGGTCGATGAGAACCAATACTGCGCGGACATCTTGACCCAGTTGGCCGCCACGAGGTCGGCCCTTGAGCAAATCGGGGCCGAAATCGCCGCTTCCCATGTCCAAACCTGCATCGTCGGCCACGGCTGTGAAACCGAGCACGACCGCGCCAAGTCGATGAGCCAAGACGAGCTCCTCGACGAACTGCGTGTCACCCTTTCCCGGCTTGTCCGTTGACATACCCATGGGGGTACTCAACAAATCATGACCACACATCTGAAAATCGACGGAATGAGTTGCGGCCACTGCGTGAACTCGGCGACCAAAGCGCTGAAGGCCGTGCCCGGGGTCGAGTCTGCCGAAGTCGACCTGGCCGCCGGGACAGCGACGGTCGTCGGCACCGCCGGCATCGAGGCTCTCGTCGCCGCAGTGGAAGAGGAGGGCTTTCAGGCGTACGCCAAGGTCGAGGCCCCCGATGACCACTGACGCCCCCGAGACGACGGTCACTGACCTTGACATCGAAGGCATGACCTGCGCGTCGTGCGTCCGCCGGGTGGAAAAGGCCCTCGGGAAGGTGCCTGGTGTCACGGAGGTGAACGTGAACTACGCGACCGAGCGGGCCACCGTCAGCCATGAGGGTGAGGTCCACACCCGTGAACTGGTCCAGGCCGTCAGCGAGGCCGGGTATTCAGCCAAGCCTCACGATGAGACGCCCGGCCACCACCACGACGAGCATGCCGACCACTTGGCCGTCGAGTCCGACGACCGGTTGGCCGCCGCACGGCGCAACCTTTGGGGGGCGGTCGCCCTCACCGTGCCGGTCGTCGCCCTGTCGATGTTTTGGCATGACCGACCCGAGTGGGTGAACGGCGTCCTTCTCGGACTCTCCACGCCGGTCGTCTTTTGGCACGGGCGCCAGTTCTTCGCTTCGGCGTGGAACGGTATCAAGCACCTGACCGCGACGATGGACTCGCTGATCGCGCTGGGCGCGGGGGCGTCGTGGCTCTACAGTCTGTACGCCCTGGTGGCGTTCAGAGGGTCCAGCCACCACCAGAACCAACACCTCTACTTCGAGACCGCGGCCACGATCGTCACCCTGATCCTCGTCGGCAAGTACCTCGAGGCCCGGTCGAAGAGCCGCATGTCGGGGGCGATCCAAAAGCTCCTGGCCCTCGCCCCGAAGACCGCCACGGTGGTCCAACCCGGCGGCGGGGAACAAGAAATCCCACTCGACCAACTTACCAAGGACATGCTCGTCAGGGTCCGACCCGGCGAGCGGGTCGCCGTGGACGGCGTCGTCACGGATGGGGAGAGCTACCTGGACGAGTCCATGCTCACCGGCGAACCCCTGCCCGTCCGCAAGGCGACGGGAGACCACGTGACCGGTGGGACGATGAACACTAACGGTGCGTTCACCTTCCGGGCGACCCAGGTCGGCAAGGAGACGACCTTAGCCCAGATCGTCCGCATGGTGGAACACGCCCAGGGGTCGAAGGCACCGGTCCAGTCGCTGGCCGACCGTGTGTCTGCCGTCTTCGTGCCGGCGGTGATCGTCATCGCGCTGCTCACCTTTGGGTGGTGGCTGTCCCAGGGCGCGGCGGTCCAGGACGCCCTCCTGCCTGCCGTGGCGGTCCTCGTCATCGCCTGCCCCTGCGCCCTCGGACTGGCAACGCCGACCGCCATCATGGTCGGCACAGGCCGCGGTGCGGAACTGGGGGTGCTCGTCAAGGACGGCGAGGCGCTGGAGCGGGCCGCGTCCGTGCGGACAGTCCTCTTGGACAAGACCGGCACGGTGACAGTCGGCCGGCCCGAATTGACCGACGTGGTCCCGCTCGGGGACTACTCGGAGGACCAGGTGTTGGGCTTCGCCGCCGTGGCCGAGTCCAGGTCAGAACACCCCGTCGCCCGAGCCATCGTCGCGGCGGCTCCGACCGCCGGCCAGCCGGACGGCTTCGAGGCGTCCAGTGGCCGAGGGGTGGTCGCCCAGTCGGCGGGCCACCGCATCGTCGTCGGGAGCGCGGCCCTGCTTGCCGACGAAGGCGTCCACTTGACCACTGCTGCCGACAACGCCTTGAGCGAGCTCGAAGAGGCGGGAAAGACGGCCGTCTTCGTGGCCGTTGACGGCGGCCTGGCCGGCGTCTTGGCGGTGGCCGACACCGTCGGCGCACACAGCGCCGAGGCGGTGCGGGACCTTGCGGCCCTCGGCCTGACCACGGTCATGGTGACCGGCGACAACCGCCGTGCCGCCGAGGCCGTGGCCAAGACGGTGGGCGTCCAGGCGGTCGAGGCCGGCGTCCTGCCGGGCGGCAAGGCCGACGTCGTCCGGCGCCACCAAGGGTCGGGCGGAGTCGCGATGGTCGGAGACGGGATCAACGACGCCCCTGCCCTCGCCCAGGCCGACGTCGGAATCGCGATGGGCACGGGCACCGACGTGGCGATGGAGACGGCGGGCGTGACCCTGCTGCGCCACGACCTGCGCGGTGTGGCCCAGGCGGTCCGCCTGGCCCGGGCGACATTCCGGACGATCCGGTGGAACCTGGTGTGGGCGTTCGGCTACAACGTCGTCATGGTGCCGCTCGCCGCAGCGGGGAAACTCAACCCCATGCTGGCGGCCGGGGCCATGGCGTTTTCCAGCGTGTCCGTCATCCTCAACTCGCTCCGCCTGCGGCGCGCGGTGTAAGGAGCGGCCCCTTGGCCCTGCTGTCTGGCTGACCCTGGCCGGCCAGCGGGGCCGACCCAGACAGTCGGCTTGGTGCCCAGAGTGGGACTCGAACCCACACGGCCTTACGGCCAACGGATTTTAAGTCCGCTGCGTCTACCATTCCGCCATCCGGGCCCGGGCGGCAGTATACAGGCGGGGCTCTGCCCGCCGCCCGGCGGGGTCGTCGGGAGGGCGTCCTCCCGGCGGGTCCTTGCCGCTTTGGGGCTGAACCTGCCATCATATGCGTCCGACTCAATCAAGAAGGGCGAGGCAGGCTCATGGCAAAGAAGAAAGGCGAAAAGCGCGAGATCATCCGGCTCGTCTGCACGGAAGACAACAAGCACTACGTTGTCACGACGAAGAACAAGCAGAACACCCAGGGCAAGCTGGAGCTCAACAAGTACAACCCAGACCTGCGCAGAGTCACCCTGCACCGGGAGAAGAAGTAATGCCAAACCCGAAACGTAAGTTCAGCCATCAGCGCACCAGTCTGCGGCGCACCCACTGGGACACCACCCTTCCCGTCCTGAGCGAGACGAAGAACGTGGCCGGAGAACCCTTGCACCGCCGGCACTGCGCCAGCCCAGACGGCTACTACAAGGGCCGCCGGTTGCCTGGCTTCAAAGACAAGTCGGCCTAAGGCCCGCTGACATTTCCGGCCGCCGCCAAGTCGATCCCACGACTTGGCGGCGGTTCATTTTTTGGATTGGTCACCGGCTGGGCTGATACAGCTTGTAGGTGTAGTCCAACTCCAACTTTTCACCCGGCTTGACGTCGACCTCCCACGTGACCTTGGACGGGGTGTTGACGTCGTAGAGGCGGCGGACGAACTTGGTGGTCTTGCCCTCGTGGCCCGCACCCACCGCCTCGCCGGCCAGTTCCTTCTCGACCTTCATCTTGATCGGGTCCTTCTTGCGGCTCGTCACCACGATCTTGCCGTGGATGGTCACGAGGTCCCACACCGGATTGTTGAACCGGTCTTTGATCTCGCCCTTGGTGCGGGACACCTCCTCTTCAGCCTGGTCTGCCGAGACGTCCAGGGCCTTGGTGATCTTGACAAACTGATCCCCGCCCGCCGGCGTGTAGGTCAGCATGTCCTGGCCAAGTAACTCCCCGTCCTTGACCGTGACGACCGTGCCGGTGGTCAACGGCTGCTTAGACGTGTTGGTCACCTTCAACTCATGCCAAGTCTCAAGGGGCGTCTGGTTGCGCGGCGTGTTGTTGTCCAGCGGTAGCTGGGGCACGTTCAGGGTGTAGATGTGGGAGTAGTGCGATTTGAACTGGAGCAGGACGTAGTAACCCCGGTCGCCCCTCTTCAAGTCGACCTTGTCCTGTCGGTAGAAGAAGAGGTCTTCCGACGAAAATCCCTCTAGGTCGCTGATCGGCAGCGGCACGATGTTCGCCTCGGCGGCCCGGTAGCCCAATTGAGTGCCGAACCCGTTCGGCATGCCCCGGTTCTGGAGCATGTCTTGCGTCGAACGACCCAGAATCTGGCCCAGGTACGCGTCGGCAGAGACCGTCGCCGAGAACGGGTCTGGCACATTGAGGAACGGGATGTTGGGGAACCCGGTCACCAGTCGGATGTCGGCGTCCTTGATCGGCTCCAAGTCGTTGACGACGGTGGCTTTGGCGGTAAGGACGGCGTCCTGCGGGTCGCTGATGTCCAACTGGTAAGCAGGGGCCCAGGTCAAGCCGCGTTGCAGCACGGTGTAGAACACCTTGCCGTTGGGTGTTCCGCTGATGCGGAGGGCCGGCGACGTCACGGACTGGTCGGCCGTCCATTTCAGATCCCCCTCCTTGGCCCTGATGGCGATGATCAGTCCTTTGTTGAAGCTGATGACGCCATCATCGGTGCGAAAGACGACGACCTGGCCCGAAGCGGACAGAATTGTCCCGGTCAGCACTTCCCCACCAAGCGACTTGTTCGTCAATGTCACCGCCACGGTCTTCCCCTTGTTGGCCTGGATGATCTCGTCAAGGGTGCCTAAGTCATGCGACTTCTCTTCGGTGGTCGTCGTGGCGACAATCTCCTTGAGGGTGACACCTCGGGGGGTGGTCACCCAGAAGGTGCCCAGGGCGACGTTTGAGGGTTGGGTGAGCACGAGGGTCCCGTTCGACGGGATGGTGGCCTCGCGCACGACGACGGCGTACCCGTTCTTGAAGAGCGAGGCTCCGATCACTTTGGCTTGGCGGGTCGGGTCACCGGCGGTGGCGACAAGCATACAGGCGGTGGTCAGCAATGTCATGGCATTTCCCACCGATTGGACGACCCAATCTTCCGGTCATTTCAGTCTATGGCGCGGAGCATCTCCCGGGCGTGGGTCCTTGCCGACTCCCCGACCTCCTCACCCGCGATCATGCGCGCGACCTCGTCGACACGTTCCTCGGCGTCCAATTGGTCGACCGAAGTGTGGACACGGCCCTTTGCCTCGGACTTGCGGATGAGGAAGTGGACGTCGGCGGCGGCGGCGATTTGGGGCAGGTGGCTGATCGCCATGACTTGGTTGTGGGCGGCCAGGGCCGCCATTTTTCGTGCCGCCGTCGCCGCCGCCCTGCCACTGAGGCCCGTGTCGATCTCGTCGAATATCAAGGTCGGCACTCCGGCGCGACCAGCTGACGCCACCTTGACGGCCAGCATGAGCCGGCTGAGTTCGCCTCCACTGGCGACCTTGCCCAGCGGGCGTGGCGGCTCCCCGGCGTTGGCGGTGAACAGGAACTCGACGAAATCTTGGCCTTCGGGGCCGGTCGCCTGCCTGTGGAGACGGACGACGAACTCGGCGCTCGGCATGGCCAGTTCGCGCAGTTCAGCCGTCACAACCTCCGAAAACTTCGCCGCGTGCGCCTCGCGCACCGAGGTCAGGCGGTCCGCCGTCGCTTGGAGCGTGGAGTGGGCCGCATCCACTTCGACCGCCAGTTCGTCCTCGGACATGTCTTCTCCTTCGAGGGTCGCCAACTCGGCGCTCGCCGCGGCGAGATGCTCCAAGATCGCCGCCTCGTCTTCGCCGTACTTGCGTTTGAGTCGGGACAGCAGGTCTAGTCGGGCCGCCACCTCCTCAAGGGCCGCCGGGTCGTCGTCCAGAGTCGCCGCGTAGGCGCGCACCCCGCGGACGGCGTCGACCAGGACCGCCTCACCTTCGGCCAGGTGGTCGACTGACACGCCGAGGCTCGGGTCAAGGTCGGCCAACTGACGGAGGGCACGAAGGCTGGTCTGGACGGCTGAGACCGCCGACCCCTCGTCGTCCGCCAAGGCGGCCAGGGCGTCTCGGACACCGGTCGTCAGACGGGCGACGTGCTTCAGTCTCAGGAGGCGTCCCTCCAACTCCTCGGTCTCGCCGACGACCGGAGAGACGGATTGGATCTCGTCGATCTGGAACTTCAGCAGGTCGACGCGTTGCTCGCGGGCGCGCTGCCCGTTCCGCAAGGAAGCGAGACGGCGGGCCAGAGACTCGTGGCGGCGGAACTGTTCCTCGACCGCGACAACCAAGGCGAGGGCTTCGTCGCCGATCCAAGCGTCCAAGAACCCGCCTTGCCGTTCCTGGTGCATCAAGGCCTGGTGGTCGTGCTGGCCGTGCAAGTCGACGAGCAATGCACCGATCTCGCGCAGGGTGCCGACGGCGGCGGGGCGGCCGTTCAGACGCACGGTGGAACGGCCGTCGTGGCTGACTTCGCGCTGGACCACCAGTTGCCCGTCGTCGAAGGCGACGCCGTGTTCGGCGCACTTGGCCATGGCCAAGGGGTTGCCGCGCAGGTCCACAAGGAGGGTCACCACCGCCCGCGCCGCGCCATGGCGGACAAGGTCGGCGTCGGCGCGTGCACCTAGGGCAAGGCCGATGGCGTCGACCAACAACGACTTCCCCGCCCCCGTCTCACCGGTCAAGACGGTGAACGCGGCGCCGGGACGGAACGAGGCGCGCTCGATCACCGCGACGTTCTCGACGGTCAACTCCTGGACCATTGCCAAGGATTCTGACGGGGAACGGCCGGACGTGGGTGCGATAATCAGCACATGACCTCGGCAGGGCCAGGCGGGCAGGCCGTTCGGCGGGCGGTGGTCGTCTCACTGTCCACCACGGTCGTGGTCGTCGTGGCCAAGCTCGCCGCAGCCGCCGCGTCCCACAGCATCAGCGTCCTTTCCGAGGCCTTGCAATCCCTCGTGGACGTCGCCATGTCGGTGCTGACGCTGTGGACGGTGCGCCTCTCCAGCATTCCCGCCGACGACGACCACCCCTACGGCCACGGCCGGGCCGAAGTCATCTCCAGCGCGGTGCAGATGCTGGTCGTGATCGGGACGGCGGCGGTGATCGCCTGGCAGGCCACCCTTCGCCTGGCGACTCCTCGGGAGATCGACCCCGACTGGGGCCTTGCCGCGATGGCCTTCGCGATCGTCGCCAACACGGTTGTCAGCCGGCACCTGGTCAAAACCGCCCGGCAGTACGGCTCGGCAGCCCTTGAAGGTGAAGCCCAGCACCTGAACGGCGACACGTGGGCGTCGGTCGGTGTTCTGGCGGGCCTCATCGCGGTCAAGGGGACGGGCTGGCCGGTCCTCGACCCGCTCGTGGCCATCTTCTTCACCGGACTCGGTGCGTTCTTCGCGGTCCGTCAGCTCGTCCGCCTGACCCACCAGCTCATGGACGGTTCGCTTCCCGCTGAGGAAGTCGCCCGGGTGGAGGAGGCCCTGCGCCGACACGGGCATGTCCGCGGATTCCATAACCTCCGCACCCGCCAGACCGGTCAGGTCCGGATTGTGACCCTGCACGTCTTGCTGGACGACGACCTGACGTTTGTGGAGGCCCACGACCTGGCCGAAGACGTCGAAGCCTCGCTTCGTGACGTCCTTGGCGGTGCCCTTGTCACCGTCCACTATGAGCCCTACTTGGCCGAACTTGAGCACCAGGCTCGGGAACACCAGCCGTCCGAAGGCATGTAGAATCGGCCCATGAACACCGCCACCCCCAGTGCCGCCGCCCACGGCGTCCGATGGGACCTCTCCGCGCTCTTCGCCAGCCCCACGGACCCCAAGATCTCCGCGGCCTGGGACACGGCCCATTCCCGGGCGGACGCCTTTGTCGCCCAATACAAGGGCAAGGTCGACGCGCTGGCCGCCCCGGCGCTCGCCCAAGCCATCCGCGAGATCGAGTCACTGCAGAACGAGGCGGCCAAACCCATCATTTACGCCCACCTCCTCTTTGCCGCGGACACCAGCGACCCGGCCCTCGGGGCGTTCCTGCAAGACCAGACCGAGCGGTCGAGCGGGCTTCGGGTCAAGTTGATGTTTTTCGACATCGAGGTCCAAAAGATCGACGCGTCTCGGGCGGAGACCCTGTTCGCCGAGCCCGACCTGGCTGAATACCGCCACTACCTGGACGTCGTCCGCGCGTACACGCCGCACATGCTCAGCGAGTCGGAGGAAGTGCTTTTGGAAGAGTGTGCGAACGTCGGGTCGCGGGCCTGGGTGCGGCTCCACGACGAACTGACCGCAAACTACGAATACACCTACACCGACCCAGGCACGGGCGAGACGTCGGTGATGACCGAGCAAGAGGTCTTGGAGAACCTCCGGCACACCGACCGCGCAGTACGGACCGCCGCCGCGGACGCCTTTTCGACTGGCCTGGGCTCGATGCAACGGGTTATCACCTACGTCTACAACACCCTGCTTGCCGACAAAAAGCTTGAGGACCGGCTGCGCCGGTTTGACGCCGCCGAAGACAGCCGGCACCTTTCCAACGAACTGGACAAGCCGACCGTCGACGTGGTGATGCGGCTCTGCCGAGAGCGTTCCGACCTTGTCGAGCGCTACTACAAGGTCAAGCGCGAGGTGCTCGGCCTGCCCAGCCTGACCCACGTCGACCGGTACGCGCCCCTGAACGACACGAAGCAACAGGTTCCGTGGGAGAAGGCCCGCGAGATGGTCGTCGACGCGTTCGGTTCGTTCCACCCCGAGATGGCGGCCCGGGCCGACGAGTTCTTTGCCAAGAACTGGATCGAGGCCGAACCTCGGGCTGGCAAGACCGGTGGGGCATTCTGCAGCTACCTCACTCCCGACCTTCACCCGGTCGTCCTCATGTCCTACTTGGGCAGCCTTGAGAACGTCGAGACCTTGGCCCACGAACTTGGCCACGGCGTCCACGCGTCGTTGAGCCGGGCGCAGTCGCCCTTCAACTACCACGGCACCCTGCCGTTGGCCGAGCTTGCCTCGATCTTTGGGGAGATGATCGTCTTTGAGAAACTGACGGCCCAGGCGGACGCCCGGGACAAACTCGCCCTCTACGCCGGCAAGATCGAGGGCATCTTTGC
Coding sequences within it:
- the rpmG gene encoding 50S ribosomal protein L33 is translated as MAKKKGEKREIIRLVCTEDNKHYVVTTKNKQNTQGKLELNKYNPDLRRVTLHREKK
- a CDS encoding cation transporter, with amino-acid sequence MTSAGPGGQAVRRAVVVSLSTTVVVVVAKLAAAAASHSISVLSEALQSLVDVAMSVLTLWTVRLSSIPADDDHPYGHGRAEVISSAVQMLVVIGTAAVIAWQATLRLATPREIDPDWGLAAMAFAIVANTVVSRHLVKTARQYGSAALEGEAQHLNGDTWASVGVLAGLIAVKGTGWPVLDPLVAIFFTGLGAFFAVRQLVRLTHQLMDGSLPAEEVARVEEALRRHGHVRGFHNLRTRQTGQVRIVTLHVLLDDDLTFVEAHDLAEDVEASLRDVLGGALVTVHYEPYLAELEHQAREHQPSEGM
- a CDS encoding metal-sensitive transcriptional regulator, with protein sequence MDNENRKAIDRRLSRVEGQVRGLRRMVDENQYCADILTQLAATRSALEQIGAEIAASHVQTCIVGHGCETEHDRAKSMSQDELLDELRVTLSRLVR
- the cadA gene encoding cadmium-translocating P-type ATPase, translating into MTTDAPETTVTDLDIEGMTCASCVRRVEKALGKVPGVTEVNVNYATERATVSHEGEVHTRELVQAVSEAGYSAKPHDETPGHHHDEHADHLAVESDDRLAAARRNLWGAVALTVPVVALSMFWHDRPEWVNGVLLGLSTPVVFWHGRQFFASAWNGIKHLTATMDSLIALGAGASWLYSLYALVAFRGSSHHQNQHLYFETAATIVTLILVGKYLEARSKSRMSGAIQKLLALAPKTATVVQPGGGEQEIPLDQLTKDMLVRVRPGERVAVDGVVTDGESYLDESMLTGEPLPVRKATGDHVTGGTMNTNGAFTFRATQVGKETTLAQIVRMVEHAQGSKAPVQSLADRVSAVFVPAVIVIALLTFGWWLSQGAAVQDALLPAVAVLVIACPCALGLATPTAIMVGTGRGAELGVLVKDGEALERAASVRTVLLDKTGTVTVGRPELTDVVPLGDYSEDQVLGFAAVAESRSEHPVARAIVAAAPTAGQPDGFEASSGRGVVAQSAGHRIVVGSAALLADEGVHLTTAADNALSELEEAGKTAVFVAVDGGLAGVLAVADTVGAHSAEAVRDLAALGLTTVMVTGDNRRAAEAVAKTVGVQAVEAGVLPGGKADVVRRHQGSGGVAMVGDGINDAPALAQADVGIAMGTGTDVAMETAGVTLLRHDLRGVAQAVRLARATFRTIRWNLVWAFGYNVVMVPLAAAGKLNPMLAAGAMAFSSVSVILNSLRLRRAV
- a CDS encoding YifB family Mg chelatase-like AAA ATPase, which codes for MFAQVHAATLMGIDALPVVVEVDTHPGENNFTLVGLPDKAVQEAEERVRAAMRNSELDFPRGRVVVNLAPADIKKEGPSLDLPLAVALLAIDRQVDPGFLPDTVFLGELGLDGRLRTIDGAVNVALLCRDKGIKRLVVPRVNAAEAAVVPGLEVYGVETLLDVVYLTNGDLSARPVELTRSAPARVDYPVDYSDVKGQRQAVRAMEIAAAGGHNVLMVGPPGSGKTLLARRLPTILPPLGLDESIDVTRVYSAAGERTGQEGLVWERPFRTPHHTASYAAVVGGGKSPKPGEISLAHLGVLFMDELPEFGRDVLEALRQPLEDGVVTVARVQSTLTFPARCVVVGAMNPCPCGFKGYPEANCVGANACQRYSARVSGPLMDRIDLHVNVPRLKPEELAATPQGEPSAAIRERVIKARAAQTARLGEGRTNAAMTPREMRESLAVDDDCTAFMKNVAARLNISARVYDRIFKVGRTIADLAGSPTLGRQHLAEAVQYRSSGD
- a CDS encoding heavy-metal-associated domain-containing protein, yielding MTTHLKIDGMSCGHCVNSATKALKAVPGVESAEVDLAAGTATVVGTAGIEALVAAVEEEGFQAYAKVEAPDDH
- a CDS encoding family 20 glycosylhydrolase, which gives rise to MVAAIAAAVMLAPIPVVGLHLGAPSKGNIGKFCDFITNDLKPMGVNLLVIEVGYSFQFKSRPEMADPDGLSVADAKKVVAACKAAGIEIVPETNLLGHQSWAGSNDRLLTKHPEFDETPGKFPGNKGIYCRSYCPNHPEVHKVVFDLIDEIADAFEAKAYHCGMDEVFILGDKDCKRCAGKSTAQLFAQEVTTLHDHLKSKGRRMYMWGDRLLDGRTNGLGEWEAATNGTEGAIDMVPKDITICDWHYEKAEPTPAYFAYKGFDVLACPWRKPDVARGQVALVRALQAANPAIARHAKGVMTTVWSGGDAFLAAFKGGGGKEGKENVETFRAMVAAARQ
- the rpmF gene encoding 50S ribosomal protein L32, giving the protein MPNPKRKFSHQRTSLRRTHWDTTLPVLSETKNVAGEPLHRRHCASPDGYYKGRRLPGFKDKSA
- the recN gene encoding DNA repair protein RecN, giving the protein MVQELTVENVAVIERASFRPGAAFTVLTGETGAGKSLLVDAIGLALGARADADLVRHGAARAVVTLLVDLRGNPLAMAKCAEHGVAFDDGQLVVQREVSHDGRSTVRLNGRPAAVGTLREIGALLVDLHGQHDHQALMHQERQGGFLDAWIGDEALALVVAVEEQFRRHESLARRLASLRNGQRAREQRVDLLKFQIDEIQSVSPVVGETEELEGRLLRLKHVARLTTGVRDALAALADDEGSAVSAVQTSLRALRQLADLDPSLGVSVDHLAEGEAVLVDAVRGVRAYAATLDDDPAALEEVAARLDLLSRLKRKYGEDEAAILEHLAAASAELATLEGEDMSEDELAVEVDAAHSTLQATADRLTSVREAHAAKFSEVVTAELRELAMPSAEFVVRLHRQATGPEGQDFVEFLFTANAGEPPRPLGKVASGGELSRLMLAVKVASAGRAGVPTLIFDEIDTGLSGRAAATAARKMAALAAHNQVMAISHLPQIAAAADVHFLIRKSEAKGRVHTSVDQLDAEERVDEVARMIAGEEVGESARTHAREMLRAID